A window of Polyangia bacterium contains these coding sequences:
- a CDS encoding protein kinase, producing the protein MTGFPRRFGSYVLLRPLARGGMGALYLALSGTQETAKLCVIKTVLPHLADKEYLARFRDEAKVVVRLSHGNLVPVFDSGQVEGEIYLAMDFVEGRDLRNTWNRCAKKGIAFPIDVAAHIVKELARGLHYAHTFGDIKLVHRDVSPPNVLLSYSGEVRLTDFGLAASTLKLEKTAPGIIYGKVSYMSPEQARGEPLDARTDLYAAGIILWELLTGRQVFPSTKPGPNGQDAPADELLNRVRNPVVVAPSKKASRVPAELDRIAGKALAPELKDRYANCEELRQDLAAYLAQTAPATDAVRVSKFLRDLYDEDIESERREREEQMKEALEAFADGGAARAARSPPPRPPAAAVPVPPPLPGKAPPPRPPVANKLTSPPAPTAPTMPAAKAEGEVEARRERGTVVAGPGRHDNRLNKKTMDPSSPSEPASLSSSLLQSEGNAAGKSSSVVGSVIGGRYQVRRLSGEGGMGRVYEAEHIDIGKRVALKILHPAYSQTPDLVERLRREARAASKISHPNVVDVTDSGTTDDGAFFFVMEYIEGKELGEIIFREKRLDVARALLITAQVCRALQAAHDVSVIHRDLKPENVLILSRDGQKDFVKVLDFGIAKSPEREDKNGQGQSSRRLTHPGMTMGTPEYMAPEQAAGKPADPRSDIYAVGGILYEMLTGNPPYEGSNFMEILHKKANQSPAPLSALRADVPPEIEALIMRALAKDPAERPQTMVELEQEIQRLLTVYFPMQPRTERDLGPLRTPRPLNVDAPAPALSLAGLAARVRTWDRKKVTIVAAGGTVGLALAFTVVFGAGHAKHRPDTSAASQTAMAAAPSPAVSAAAEPLPAVAAPDPAIAAAKDEAKKAQAAEADRDKDKEATVAKDEGDSPRAATSRATRGPSAADNRKLLDEGERLLRAERFVEAGEIFTKLTKSRRDKAAALVGLAEIAFQEKHYGDAVRSAQLAADRGGGVRARVLLGDAHFRLNQYKEAARAYEDALKLDPGNASARSGLVLANKRM; encoded by the coding sequence ATGACCGGCTTTCCCCGGAGGTTCGGGTCGTATGTTCTGCTGCGGCCTTTGGCGCGCGGCGGAATGGGCGCTCTTTATTTGGCTCTCTCGGGCACCCAAGAGACGGCCAAGCTGTGCGTCATCAAGACCGTGCTGCCGCACCTGGCGGACAAGGAATATCTGGCGCGGTTTCGCGACGAAGCGAAAGTGGTGGTGCGTCTTTCACACGGCAACCTGGTGCCGGTGTTCGATTCGGGGCAGGTCGAAGGCGAGATCTATCTGGCCATGGACTTCGTCGAAGGGCGGGACCTGCGCAACACCTGGAACCGGTGCGCGAAAAAAGGGATCGCCTTTCCCATCGACGTCGCCGCGCACATCGTCAAGGAGCTTGCGCGCGGGCTGCACTACGCGCACACGTTCGGGGACATCAAGCTGGTTCATCGCGACGTCTCACCGCCCAACGTGCTGCTGTCGTACAGCGGCGAGGTGAGGCTGACCGACTTTGGTCTGGCTGCGTCGACGTTGAAGCTGGAAAAGACCGCGCCCGGGATCATCTACGGCAAGGTCAGCTATATGTCGCCCGAGCAAGCGCGCGGCGAGCCGCTGGACGCGCGTACGGATCTCTACGCGGCGGGGATCATTCTTTGGGAACTCTTGACCGGCCGCCAGGTTTTCCCGTCGACCAAGCCGGGCCCGAACGGGCAGGACGCGCCGGCCGACGAGCTTTTGAACCGGGTGCGCAACCCGGTGGTGGTGGCGCCGTCGAAGAAGGCGTCGCGCGTGCCGGCCGAGCTGGATCGCATCGCCGGCAAGGCGCTGGCGCCCGAGCTCAAGGATCGCTACGCCAACTGTGAGGAGCTGCGGCAAGATCTGGCGGCCTACCTGGCCCAGACCGCTCCCGCCACGGACGCCGTGAGGGTCTCGAAATTTTTACGCGATCTTTACGACGAGGACATCGAGAGCGAACGGCGCGAGCGCGAAGAGCAAATGAAGGAAGCGCTCGAGGCCTTCGCCGACGGCGGCGCGGCGAGAGCGGCCAGGTCGCCGCCCCCGCGTCCTCCCGCCGCGGCGGTTCCCGTGCCGCCGCCCCTGCCAGGAAAAGCCCCGCCGCCGCGCCCGCCCGTCGCCAATAAACTCACTTCGCCGCCGGCCCCCACCGCCCCCACCATGCCGGCGGCGAAGGCCGAGGGCGAGGTGGAGGCGCGCCGCGAGCGGGGCACCGTGGTCGCCGGCCCTGGCCGCCACGACAATCGCCTGAACAAGAAGACAATGGATCCGTCGTCGCCGTCAGAGCCGGCGTCGTTGTCGTCCTCGTTGCTACAATCGGAAGGCAACGCCGCCGGCAAATCGTCGTCGGTGGTGGGGTCGGTGATCGGCGGCCGTTACCAGGTGCGGCGGCTGTCCGGCGAGGGCGGGATGGGCCGCGTCTACGAAGCCGAGCACATCGACATCGGCAAACGCGTGGCCCTGAAGATCTTGCACCCGGCGTACAGCCAGACGCCGGATCTGGTGGAACGCCTGCGCCGCGAGGCCCGGGCGGCCTCGAAGATCTCGCACCCCAACGTCGTCGACGTCACCGATTCGGGCACCACCGACGATGGCGCCTTCTTCTTCGTGATGGAGTACATCGAAGGCAAGGAGCTGGGCGAGATCATCTTCCGCGAGAAGCGCCTGGACGTCGCCCGCGCCCTGCTGATCACCGCGCAGGTGTGCCGCGCCTTGCAGGCCGCGCACGACGTCAGCGTCATCCACCGCGATCTGAAGCCAGAGAACGTTTTGATCCTGTCGCGCGACGGACAAAAGGACTTCGTCAAGGTGCTGGACTTCGGCATCGCCAAGAGCCCGGAGCGCGAAGACAAGAACGGCCAGGGTCAGTCGTCGCGGCGTCTCACCCATCCCGGCATGACCATGGGGACGCCGGAGTACATGGCGCCGGAGCAAGCGGCGGGCAAGCCGGCCGATCCGCGCTCGGATATTTATGCAGTGGGCGGGATTCTCTACGAGATGCTGACGGGCAACCCCCCTTATGAGGGCTCGAATTTCATGGAGATCCTGCACAAGAAGGCCAACCAATCTCCGGCCCCGCTGTCGGCGCTGCGCGCTGACGTGCCGCCCGAAATCGAGGCGCTGATCATGCGCGCGCTGGCCAAGGATCCAGCGGAACGGCCGCAGACCATGGTCGAGCTGGAACAAGAGATCCAGCGCCTGTTGACGGTGTATTTTCCCATGCAGCCGCGCACCGAGCGGGACCTTGGACCGCTGCGCACGCCGCGTCCGCTGAACGTCGATGCGCCGGCGCCAGCGCTGAGCCTGGCCGGCCTGGCGGCGCGCGTGCGGACCTGGGATCGCAAGAAGGTCACCATCGTCGCCGCGGGCGGCACGGTGGGATTGGCCCTGGCCTTCACGGTGGTCTTCGGGGCCGGCCACGCCAAGCACCGACCGGACACCAGCGCCGCGTCGCAAACGGCAATGGCGGCCGCCCCGTCCCCGGCCGTGTCCGCGGCGGCCGAGCCTTTGCCCGCGGTGGCGGCGCCCGATCCGGCGATCGCCGCCGCCAAGGATGAAGCCAAGAAAGCGCAAGCCGCCGAGGCAGACCGGGACAAAGACAAGGAAGCAACGGTGGCCAAGGACGAAGGCGATTCCCCCCGCGCCGCCACATCGCGCGCCACCCGCGGTCCCAGCGCCGCGGACAACCGCAAACTCTTGGATGAAGGCGAGCGCCTCCTGCGCGCCGAGCGCTTCGTGGAGGCAGGCGAGATCTTCACCAAGCTGACCAAGTCGCGTCGCGACAAGGCGGCCGCGCTGGTGGGCCTGGCCGAGATCGCCTTCCAAGAAAAACACTACGGTGACGCGGTGAGATCAGCCCAGCTGGCCGCCGATCGCGGCGGGGGCGTGCGGGCCCGGGTCCTGCTTGGCGACGCTCACTTCCGGCTGAATCAGTACAAAGAAGCGGCCAGGGCCTACGAAGACGCCCTGAAGCTGGACCCCGGCAACGCCAGCGCCCGCAGCGGCCTGGTGCTGGCGAACAAGAGAATGTGA
- a CDS encoding DUF4388 domain-containing protein, translated as MPEEHLLVIDDSPTVLKVIEATLTRAGYLVNTAAAGADALALARAAGGTTPALILLDCGSPSLDGAAFCRQLAEDRRTARVPVVLMAPKGEDLEETFSKAPNVVDYITKPFSPEALQAVVSHVVGARMQTPPPAGAAASSETAGGPASQLARAAVSDALSQSALPVPATRGVRWITLRQGLVERLQFVQCESSGKMELADLVQSALDDRTLERLWTLAPPDAGPTGGESFSLTGDLGTLGISEVLLMLQEQGQTGCLRAQRAAARVEIFFRGGHIDFAAAVGVAEEFLLGRFALAAGDISQTVLQTILNERARTAGRPKLFGADLVARGVLTEAQLRQAMTRQTAELVYEVLRWTEGRFTFARQDALPELAQSAALEIAVDTLLLEGYRRVDEWRIIQREIDSFDLVFVRNEGKLADVARGKLTREEIAVLESVNGRSTVRDIIRDLRMGSFDVSKILFRLLRTKLARRRVAPIAV; from the coding sequence ATGCCGGAAGAGCACCTGTTGGTCATCGACGATAGTCCCACGGTACTAAAGGTCATTGAGGCGACTCTGACCAGGGCCGGGTACTTGGTGAACACAGCGGCGGCCGGCGCGGACGCTTTGGCGCTGGCCCGCGCGGCTGGCGGTACGACACCGGCGCTGATCCTGCTCGACTGTGGCAGCCCCAGCCTGGACGGCGCCGCCTTTTGCCGACAACTGGCCGAGGATCGTCGAACCGCCCGCGTTCCAGTGGTTTTGATGGCGCCGAAGGGCGAAGACCTCGAAGAGACGTTTTCGAAGGCGCCGAACGTCGTCGACTACATCACGAAACCATTTTCGCCTGAAGCCTTGCAGGCGGTCGTCTCACATGTCGTCGGTGCGCGCATGCAGACACCGCCGCCAGCAGGCGCGGCCGCGTCTTCCGAAACCGCCGGCGGTCCGGCGAGTCAGCTGGCCCGCGCCGCCGTCAGCGATGCTCTCTCGCAATCAGCGCTGCCCGTCCCGGCCACGCGCGGCGTCCGCTGGATAACCTTGCGCCAGGGTCTGGTGGAACGCTTGCAGTTCGTGCAGTGCGAATCATCGGGAAAAATGGAGCTGGCCGATCTGGTGCAAAGCGCCCTGGACGATCGAACGTTGGAGCGGCTGTGGACCCTGGCGCCGCCCGACGCTGGCCCCACCGGCGGCGAATCGTTCTCCCTCACCGGTGATCTGGGAACGCTGGGGATCAGCGAGGTCTTGCTGATGTTGCAGGAGCAAGGACAGACCGGCTGCTTGCGGGCGCAACGGGCGGCCGCGCGGGTAGAGATTTTTTTCCGCGGCGGGCACATCGACTTTGCCGCCGCCGTGGGCGTGGCGGAAGAATTCCTCCTTGGTCGCTTCGCCCTCGCCGCCGGCGACATCAGCCAGACCGTGTTGCAAACCATCCTGAACGAGCGGGCTAGAACCGCCGGCAGACCGAAGCTATTCGGCGCCGACCTGGTGGCGCGCGGCGTGCTGACTGAAGCGCAGCTGCGCCAGGCGATGACCCGGCAAACCGCCGAGCTGGTGTACGAGGTGCTGCGCTGGACCGAGGGGCGCTTCACCTTTGCGCGCCAGGATGCCTTGCCCGAACTGGCCCAAAGCGCGGCGCTGGAGATCGCTGTCGACACCCTGCTCCTGGAAGGTTACCGCCGCGTCGACGAATGGCGGATCATCCAGCGTGAGATCGACAGCTTTGATCTGGTGTTCGTGCGCAACGAAGGCAAGCTGGCCGACGTGGCCCGCGGCAAGCTGACCCGCGAAGAGATCGCCGTCCTGGAATCCGTCAACGGCCGCAGCACCGTGCGCGACATCATCCGCGATCTGCGCATGGGTTCATTCGACGTCTCGAAGATCCTGTTCCGATTGCTGCGCACCAAGCTCGCCCGCCGGCGCGTGGCGCCGATCGCGGTTTAG
- a CDS encoding PA0069 family radical SAM protein, with product MRPLALSNPPNPWATTDVVYLEGAPEVRLTVYEDHARTILAKNDSPDVGFTYSVNPYRGCFHGCAYCYARPSHEYLGMGAGTDFDRKIVVKPDAPALLRKAFAKKSWRKETVVFSGVTDCYQPLEASYRLTRGCLEVCAQHGNPAGIITKSALVERDIDVLTALTAAASVHVRVSIPFWDEEKARAIEPYVPTPARRLRVIEKLAGAGISVGVNVAPIIPGLNDQDIPKVLTAARAAGAQSAGFVLLRLPGSVKDVFSERLRTNLPLQADRVLHRIRETRGGELYDPRFGVRGRGEGAYALAIKTLFETTAARLGLLGHE from the coding sequence GTGAGACCGCTGGCGCTGTCCAATCCGCCCAACCCGTGGGCCACCACGGACGTGGTCTACCTGGAAGGCGCACCGGAGGTTCGCCTGACCGTCTACGAAGACCACGCGCGCACCATCCTGGCCAAGAACGACAGCCCGGACGTCGGCTTCACCTACAGCGTGAACCCGTACCGCGGCTGCTTTCACGGCTGTGCGTATTGCTATGCCCGACCGTCACACGAATATCTGGGGATGGGCGCGGGCACTGACTTTGATCGCAAGATCGTGGTCAAGCCGGACGCGCCGGCGTTGCTGCGCAAGGCGTTCGCCAAGAAAAGCTGGCGCAAGGAGACGGTGGTCTTCAGCGGCGTCACCGACTGCTATCAGCCGCTCGAGGCTTCGTATCGACTGACCCGCGGCTGTCTGGAGGTCTGCGCCCAGCACGGCAACCCCGCCGGCATCATCACCAAGTCGGCGTTGGTTGAACGCGACATCGACGTGCTGACGGCACTGACCGCGGCCGCGTCGGTGCACGTGCGGGTGAGCATTCCGTTCTGGGACGAGGAGAAAGCGCGGGCCATCGAACCATATGTGCCGACGCCGGCGCGGCGGCTGCGGGTGATTGAAAAGCTGGCGGGGGCCGGGATCTCCGTCGGCGTGAACGTCGCGCCGATCATTCCCGGGCTCAACGACCAGGACATTCCAAAAGTGCTGACGGCGGCGCGCGCGGCGGGCGCGCAGTCAGCGGGATTCGTGTTGCTGCGCCTGCCAGGCTCGGTGAAGGACGTCTTCTCCGAGCGGCTGCGCACCAACTTGCCGCTGCAAGCTGATCGCGTCTTGCACCGCATCCGCGAGACCCGCGGCGGCGAGCTTTACGATCCCCGCTTCGGCGTGCGCGGCCGCGGCGAAGGCGCCTATGCCCTGGCCATCAAGACGCTGTTCGAGACGACGGCGGCGCGCTTGGGCCTGCTCGGGCACGAGTGA
- a CDS encoding aminotransferase class I/II-fold pyridoxal phosphate-dependent enzyme, with product MAGQFDEFARLASLPPYVLAAVDELKSRLRAEGHDVFDFGLGNPDGPSPVAVIERLTTEVRRPGNQRYMPSKGLPEVRRAICDWYQRRYQQTFDPDKESVVTIGAKEGLAHLLLALVGPGDCVLSPDPCYPIHRYGVIIAGGEPVPVAVRPGGDHFAAIEAALGKAPRKPKGLIVNFPHNPTSATADLGFYARVVALARREHLWVISDLAYADLSYDGQSAPSIFQVPGARDVAVEFFTVSKSYSMPGWRVGFCVGGERLVGALTTIKGYLDYGIFAPAQLAAATALSSCDADVVANRDRYRHRAEVLVRGLGDAGWSVDKPIASMFVWAAVPASHRHLGAVGFASALLERAKVAVSPGLGFGPGGEGYVRFALIEPDQRVAKACAAIGKFLREPV from the coding sequence ATGGCCGGCCAATTCGACGAATTTGCACGTCTGGCCTCGCTTCCGCCGTACGTTCTGGCCGCGGTCGACGAGCTGAAATCCCGGCTGCGCGCCGAAGGACACGACGTCTTCGATTTCGGTCTGGGCAACCCCGACGGCCCCAGCCCGGTCGCCGTGATCGAACGCCTGACCACCGAGGTCCGCCGCCCCGGTAACCAACGCTATATGCCGTCGAAGGGCCTGCCCGAAGTGCGGCGCGCGATCTGCGACTGGTACCAGCGGCGCTATCAACAGACCTTCGATCCCGACAAGGAATCCGTCGTCACCATCGGCGCGAAGGAAGGACTGGCGCATCTGCTGCTGGCCCTGGTCGGTCCCGGCGACTGCGTGCTGTCACCCGACCCGTGCTATCCGATTCACCGTTACGGCGTGATCATCGCCGGCGGCGAGCCGGTACCGGTGGCGGTGCGGCCCGGCGGCGATCACTTCGCCGCCATCGAGGCGGCGCTGGGCAAGGCGCCGCGCAAGCCGAAAGGGTTGATCGTCAACTTCCCGCACAACCCGACATCGGCGACGGCGGACCTGGGTTTTTATGCCCGCGTCGTTGCGCTGGCCCGTCGCGAGCACCTGTGGGTGATCTCCGATCTGGCGTACGCCGATCTTTCTTACGACGGCCAGTCGGCGCCCAGTATCTTTCAGGTGCCGGGCGCGCGCGACGTGGCGGTGGAATTTTTCACCGTGTCGAAGAGCTACTCGATGCCGGGCTGGAGGGTGGGCTTCTGCGTCGGCGGCGAACGTCTGGTCGGCGCGCTGACGACGATCAAAGGTTATCTCGACTACGGCATCTTCGCGCCGGCCCAGCTGGCGGCGGCCACCGCGCTTTCCTCGTGCGACGCCGACGTGGTGGCCAACCGCGATCGCTATCGCCACCGTGCCGAAGTACTGGTGCGCGGCCTCGGCGACGCCGGCTGGTCGGTCGACAAACCGATCGCCTCGATGTTCGTGTGGGCGGCGGTCCCGGCCTCGCACCGGCACCTGGGCGCGGTGGGCTTTGCCTCGGCCTTGCTGGAAAGAGCCAAGGTGGCGGTGTCGCCGGGCCTGGGCTTTGGCCCGGGCGGCGAGGGGTACGTGCGCTTCGCCCTGATCGAACCCGACCAGCGGGTGGCGAAAGCCTGTGCCGCGATTGGCAAATTCCTGCGCGAGCCGGTCTAG
- the rplM gene encoding 50S ribosomal protein L13: MPATPSRTNRTTFQAKEPYARAWFVADVEGKTLGRAATKIADVLRGKHRASFTPHVDAGDFVVVVNAEKIKLTGKKMDIKLYRDHSLFPGGLRTQTAAQLLARHPEDLVKRAVWGMLPKGPLGRRIYKKLKVYVGAAHPHEAQQPKPLALS; the protein is encoded by the coding sequence ATGCCTGCGACACCTTCGCGCACCAATCGTACGACCTTCCAGGCCAAAGAACCTTACGCGCGCGCGTGGTTCGTCGCCGACGTCGAGGGCAAGACCCTCGGACGCGCGGCCACCAAGATCGCGGACGTGCTGCGCGGCAAGCACCGCGCCTCGTTCACGCCTCACGTGGACGCCGGCGACTTCGTCGTCGTGGTGAACGCCGAGAAGATCAAGCTCACCGGCAAGAAGATGGACATCAAGCTTTATCGCGACCACTCGCTGTTTCCCGGCGGGTTGCGGACGCAGACCGCGGCGCAGCTGCTGGCGCGTCACCCCGAAGATTTGGTCAAGCGCGCCGTGTGGGGCATGTTGCCCAAGGGACCGCTCGGCCGTCGTATCTACAAGAAGCTGAAAGTGTACGTCGGGGCGGCCCATCCGCACGAGGCACAGCAGCCCAAACCCCTCGCCCTGTCCTAA
- the rpsI gene encoding 30S ribosomal protein S9: MPDPAKSIYATGRRKHAVARVWLQPGSGKIEINRRTLEDYFGRETSRMVFRQAFELTETSGSFDVFVNVSGGGLSGQADAIRHGVSRALIKVEPTYRPALKKAGYLTRDARQKERKKYGQRGARARFQFSKR, from the coding sequence ATGCCTGATCCAGCGAAGAGCATTTACGCCACTGGCCGCCGCAAGCACGCGGTGGCGCGTGTCTGGTTGCAGCCGGGCTCCGGCAAGATCGAGATCAACCGCCGCACGCTGGAGGATTACTTCGGCCGTGAGACGTCGCGCATGGTCTTCCGGCAGGCCTTCGAGCTGACCGAGACCTCGGGAAGCTTCGACGTCTTCGTGAACGTGTCGGGCGGCGGCCTTTCGGGCCAGGCCGATGCGATTCGCCATGGCGTTTCGCGCGCGCTGATCAAGGTCGAGCCGACGTACCGCCCGGCGCTGAAGAAGGCCGGCTACCTGACGCGCGATGCGCGCCAGAAAGAGCGCAAGAAGTACGGCCAGCGCGGCGCTCGCGCCCGCTTCCAGTTCAGTAAGCGGTAG
- a CDS encoding HAMP domain-containing sensor histidine kinase, whose amino-acid sequence MRHRLLTRLLLGTLVPTVAALGVFGVLAHEVARRSLEDELGRRLGTAAAGVALTVLPDQLRELGPGDEDSLTYANVGRKLKVARERLDVRRVLVVAADLTGRGDTDGRVALGAPAHEISADHSEIEKARSGTPSASLLFVGHDQLPYKRAYAVIGTPGAGAAGFAVVEGSADYFRVLATFRRWLVTGGLVALLVVLAITVVLARRITDPVARLAGAAAAIGRGELETRVPVERRDEIGLLASTLDDMRASLRARDERLQMMLAGIAHEVRNPLGGLELYAGLLRDALGDQPDRLQEVARIERELSYLKTVVSEFLDYARRPPLDLSSVALAPLLAEVRELAAAAGTATVEVAAVDGITAHADAGQLRRALLNLARNAVSAAGGRSDGQGRVTLAAARAGDRVRVEIIDNGPGVPIDLRDRIFTPFFTTREKGTGLGLAFVREIVRDHGGDVVVDGAPGGGARFRLDLPSGS is encoded by the coding sequence GTGAGGCATCGGCTGCTCACTCGGCTGTTGCTGGGGACGTTGGTGCCGACGGTGGCGGCGCTGGGCGTGTTCGGGGTGCTGGCGCACGAGGTGGCGCGGCGATCGCTGGAAGACGAGCTTGGGCGGCGCCTGGGCACCGCCGCCGCGGGTGTGGCGCTGACGGTACTGCCAGACCAACTGCGCGAGCTTGGTCCCGGCGATGAAGATTCGCTGACGTACGCCAACGTGGGGCGCAAGCTGAAGGTGGCGCGTGAACGCCTGGACGTCCGGCGGGTGCTGGTGGTGGCGGCCGATCTCACTGGACGCGGCGACACCGACGGCCGCGTGGCCCTGGGCGCGCCCGCGCACGAGATCAGCGCCGATCATTCGGAGATTGAAAAGGCGCGCAGCGGAACGCCCAGCGCTTCGTTGCTGTTCGTTGGCCACGATCAGCTTCCGTACAAACGCGCCTACGCGGTGATCGGCACGCCGGGCGCCGGCGCCGCCGGGTTCGCGGTGGTGGAAGGCAGCGCCGATTATTTTCGCGTGCTGGCCACCTTTCGACGCTGGCTGGTCACCGGCGGGCTGGTGGCGCTGCTGGTGGTCCTGGCCATCACCGTGGTCCTCGCCCGGCGCATCACCGATCCGGTGGCACGGCTGGCGGGCGCGGCGGCGGCCATCGGGCGCGGCGAGCTCGAAACGCGCGTGCCGGTCGAACGTCGCGACGAGATCGGTCTGCTCGCCAGCACGCTGGACGACATGCGCGCCTCGCTGCGCGCGCGCGACGAACGGCTGCAGATGATGCTGGCCGGGATCGCCCACGAGGTGCGCAATCCTCTTGGTGGCCTGGAGCTTTACGCCGGCTTGCTGCGTGATGCGCTGGGCGATCAACCAGACCGCCTGCAGGAAGTGGCGCGCATCGAACGCGAACTTTCCTATCTCAAGACCGTGGTCTCGGAGTTTCTCGATTACGCCCGCCGCCCGCCGCTGGATCTCTCTTCCGTTGCGCTGGCGCCGCTTCTGGCCGAGGTGCGCGAGCTGGCGGCTGCCGCCGGGACTGCCACCGTCGAGGTGGCGGCGGTCGATGGCATCACGGCACACGCGGACGCCGGCCAACTGCGCCGCGCGCTGCTCAACCTGGCCCGCAACGCCGTCAGCGCCGCCGGCGGCCGCAGCGACGGTCAAGGCCGGGTGACGTTGGCCGCCGCCCGCGCCGGCGATCGCGTGCGCGTCGAGATCATCGACAACGGGCCCGGCGTTCCTATCGATCTTCGCGACAGGATCTTCACGCCGTTCTTCACGACGCGCGAAAAAGGCACCGGCCTGGGCCTGGCCTTTGTGCGCGAGATCGTGCGCGATCACGGCGGCGACGTCGTGGTGGACGGCGCGCCCGGCGGCGGGGCTCGCTTTCGCCTCGATCTGCCGTCAGGATCTTAG
- a CDS encoding histone deacetylase produces MPTLITTDARMLDHNAGPGHPESPARLACLLRDLADYPILGTTVRSARAATDAEIETVHGAAYCAGLRAVAGRAVQLDPDTALSPGSYTAARLAAGAAVEAVDDVWHGRAENAFALVRPPGHHAERSQAMGFCLFNNAAIAAEAARRLGAARVMILDWDVHHGNGTQHIFQSRRDVLYASSHQFPFYPGTGAPDEIGTGDGVGFTVNCALPAGQADADYGAVFHDLFLPAGRAFKPEIIIVSAGFDPHAADPLAQMRVTEHGFSAMGTAMKALADECCGGKLVLLLEGGYDLHALRDSVRTCLDVLTGARDDFPHGVGPAATAAVAATRNALARVGLALPRT; encoded by the coding sequence ATGCCCACGCTCATCACCACCGACGCGCGCATGCTGGATCACAATGCCGGCCCCGGGCACCCGGAGTCACCGGCGCGCCTGGCCTGCCTGCTGCGTGATCTTGCCGACTACCCTATCCTCGGCACCACCGTGCGCTCGGCCCGCGCCGCCACCGACGCCGAGATCGAAACGGTGCACGGCGCCGCTTACTGCGCCGGCTTGCGCGCCGTCGCCGGGCGCGCGGTGCAGCTGGATCCGGACACCGCGCTTTCGCCGGGCAGCTACACCGCCGCGCGCCTGGCCGCCGGCGCCGCCGTCGAAGCGGTGGACGACGTGTGGCACGGACGGGCCGAAAATGCTTTCGCCCTGGTGCGCCCGCCCGGCCACCACGCCGAACGCTCACAGGCGATGGGCTTTTGTCTCTTCAACAACGCCGCCATCGCCGCCGAGGCCGCCCGTCGCCTGGGCGCCGCGCGAGTGATGATCCTCGACTGGGACGTGCACCACGGCAACGGCACGCAGCACATCTTTCAAAGCCGGCGCGACGTCCTTTACGCGTCGTCGCACCAGTTCCCGTTTTATCCCGGCACCGGCGCGCCCGACGAGATCGGCACCGGCGATGGCGTCGGCTTCACCGTCAACTGCGCGCTGCCCGCCGGCCAGGCCGACGCCGACTACGGCGCGGTTTTTCACGACTTGTTCCTGCCCGCCGGCCGCGCCTTCAAACCCGAGATCATCATCGTGTCGGCGGGATTCGATCCGCACGCCGCCGATCCGCTGGCCCAGATGCGCGTCACCGAGCACGGCTTTTCGGCGATGGGCACGGCGATGAAGGCGCTGGCCGACGAATGCTGCGGCGGCAAGCTGGTCCTCCTGCTGGAAGGCGGCTACGACCTGCACGCCCTGCGCGATTCGGTGCGCACCTGTTTGGACGTGCTGACCGGCGCGCGTGACGATTTTCCGCATGGCGTGGGACCGGCCGCCACTGCAGCCGTGGCGGCCACGCGCAACGCCCTGGCCCGGGTGGGCCTGGCTTTGCCGCGTACCTGA